A single window of Leptospira dzoumogneensis DNA harbors:
- a CDS encoding ATP-dependent Clp protease adaptor ClpS, whose translation MPNSPSIEEITTEDPVQIGGPWRVVLWDDNEHTYEYVIMMLMDVCKMTPEQAFSHAVEVDAQKKTVVFAGELEHAEHIQDLILNYGPDPLLPASKGSMSATLEG comes from the coding sequence ATGCCTAACTCTCCCTCAATAGAAGAAATCACCACAGAAGATCCGGTGCAAATCGGCGGACCCTGGAGAGTGGTTTTATGGGATGATAACGAACATACTTACGAATATGTGATCATGATGCTTATGGATGTTTGCAAGATGACTCCGGAACAAGCATTTAGCCACGCTGTAGAAGTAGACGCCCAAAAAAAGACAGTAGTGTTTGCAGGGGAATTAGAACACGCAGAACATATCCAAGATCTTATCTTGAATTACGGACCGGATCCTCTTCTTCCCGCATCCAAAGGCTCCATGAGCGCAACCTTAGAAGGGTAG
- a CDS encoding transketolase family protein — MGAVSASSADQKATRDGYGDALHELGANRSDIVVLDADLSGSTKTNKFAKAFPDRFFNVGVAEQNLVGHAAGLALAGYVPFASSFAMFLSGRAWEVVRNSIVYPFLNVKLVASHGGITVGEDGASHQCIEDFATMRAIPEMVVICPSDYNETKQIIHAIADYKGPVYVRVGRPNLPLIERENYKFEIGKAEVMREGKDVLIIANGVLVNEAMIAVKELEAEGIQATLLNMATIKPIDKEAILKYAKLCGAVVTCEEHNVIGGLGSAVSEFLSEEYPVRVLKLGMKDSFGKSGTWSGLLDYFGLRSKNIVELAKKAVQSK, encoded by the coding sequence ATGGGAGCAGTATCCGCATCTAGCGCAGATCAAAAAGCAACCAGAGACGGTTATGGAGACGCATTGCACGAGTTAGGTGCAAACCGTTCCGATATCGTAGTACTAGACGCGGATCTTTCCGGTTCTACTAAAACCAATAAATTCGCAAAAGCATTTCCGGATCGTTTTTTCAACGTAGGAGTTGCAGAGCAGAATTTAGTGGGACATGCAGCGGGGCTTGCTCTTGCAGGTTACGTTCCATTCGCTTCTTCTTTCGCGATGTTCTTATCCGGAAGAGCTTGGGAAGTGGTCCGTAATAGTATCGTTTATCCTTTCTTAAACGTGAAATTAGTAGCTTCTCATGGCGGGATTACAGTAGGTGAGGACGGAGCTTCTCACCAATGTATCGAAGATTTCGCCACTATGAGAGCCATTCCTGAAATGGTAGTGATCTGTCCTTCCGATTATAACGAAACTAAACAGATCATTCATGCAATCGCGGATTATAAGGGACCGGTTTACGTAAGAGTTGGCCGTCCTAATCTTCCTTTGATCGAAAGAGAAAATTATAAATTCGAGATCGGAAAAGCGGAAGTGATGAGAGAAGGTAAAGACGTTCTTATCATCGCAAACGGAGTTCTGGTCAACGAGGCGATGATCGCAGTAAAAGAACTGGAAGCGGAAGGCATCCAGGCCACTCTTTTGAACATGGCGACTATCAAACCTATCGATAAAGAAGCTATATTAAAATATGCTAAACTTTGCGGAGCAGTCGTGACCTGCGAAGAGCATAATGTGATCGGTGGATTAGGTTCTGCGGTCAGCGAATTTTTATCTGAAGAGTATCCAGTCAGGGTCCTAAAATTAGGAATGAAAGACAGTTTCGGTAAATCAGGTACTTGGTCCGGACTTCTGGATTATTTCGGGCTCAGATCCAAAAACATAGTGGAACTAGCGAAAAAAGCAGTCCAATCCAAATAA
- a CDS encoding M3 family metallopeptidase, with product MSSSVLFREFPQIALSAQKEKVREKIRNTKKVLEEVIQKKDVNYESVIRPLNDSMEELQEEFTVLSHLNSVKNSEETQEHYTEILPEITEFYTELGQNEELFKLYSQIYEKEKSSLDRPKNKVLEDAILQFKLGGVGLPEDKKNRLQEIQLRLSDLSNQFSQNLLDSTNSFEMKIESEEDVKEIPESDKALYKNEDGTYTFTLQFPSYNCYMTYGSNRSKREELYKAYVTRAPGNGKILEEILALRDESAKLLGYKNYAESSLATKVADSPEQVLDFLQKIGKLAKPVAEKEISALKKFAETLGIPDFQAFDSAYVSEKLKKRDYDFDEELTRPYFEKNTVVKGTFSFLEKLLGLKFEKTNAPIWDPKTEVYHVKNGSEIIARLYLDLEARKDKQGGAWMNHWETRNRFSGKTILPSAFVVCNFPPSKDSAPSLLNHSDVVTFFHEMGHALHHLCAKIEEPPVSGINGVEWDAVEFPSQFLENFAYEPEVLDFFAFHYETGKAIPKELAQKLKDTKNFLAAMGVVRQLEFGIFDIRIHLQKYSETEVQNILDSVRKEVSVLFPPGYNKFQNGFGHIFSGGYAAGYYSYKWAELLAADAFFAFRSKGIFDEDLAVKYRTEVLEKGGSENAMVLFKRFLGRDPEPDALLKLYDLVA from the coding sequence ATGAGTTCCTCAGTTCTATTCAGAGAATTTCCCCAAATTGCACTTTCTGCCCAAAAGGAGAAGGTGAGAGAAAAGATCCGAAACACTAAAAAGGTTTTGGAAGAAGTTATCCAGAAGAAGGACGTAAATTACGAGTCCGTAATACGACCTCTGAATGATTCCATGGAGGAGTTACAGGAAGAATTCACCGTACTTTCTCACCTAAATAGTGTTAAGAACAGCGAAGAAACCCAGGAACATTATACTGAGATCTTACCTGAGATTACTGAGTTTTATACAGAACTAGGACAGAACGAAGAATTATTCAAATTATACTCTCAAATTTATGAGAAAGAAAAATCTTCCTTAGACAGACCTAAAAATAAGGTTCTGGAAGATGCGATCCTACAATTCAAACTGGGTGGAGTAGGACTTCCTGAAGATAAAAAAAATCGCCTCCAAGAAATCCAACTTAGGCTTTCCGATCTTTCCAACCAGTTCTCCCAAAACCTTTTGGATTCCACAAATTCTTTCGAAATGAAAATAGAATCTGAAGAAGATGTAAAGGAAATCCCTGAATCGGACAAGGCATTGTACAAAAACGAAGACGGAACTTACACATTCACTCTTCAGTTCCCAAGTTATAATTGTTACATGACTTACGGAAGCAATCGTTCTAAAAGAGAAGAATTGTATAAAGCGTATGTAACTCGTGCTCCAGGAAACGGAAAAATTTTAGAAGAGATCCTGGCGCTCCGAGACGAGTCTGCAAAATTGCTCGGATATAAAAATTATGCGGAATCTTCTTTGGCTACTAAGGTAGCAGACTCCCCGGAGCAGGTACTGGACTTCTTACAAAAAATTGGAAAACTAGCGAAACCTGTAGCGGAGAAGGAGATCTCTGCACTCAAAAAATTTGCAGAAACACTTGGAATTCCGGACTTCCAAGCATTCGACAGCGCTTATGTTTCCGAAAAATTAAAAAAAAGGGACTACGATTTTGACGAAGAGCTGACCCGTCCTTATTTCGAAAAGAATACTGTGGTGAAAGGGACCTTCTCCTTTTTGGAAAAACTATTAGGATTAAAATTCGAGAAGACAAACGCTCCCATTTGGGATCCTAAAACAGAAGTATATCATGTAAAAAACGGCTCCGAAATTATCGCAAGATTGTACTTAGATCTGGAAGCCAGAAAGGACAAACAGGGTGGCGCCTGGATGAACCATTGGGAAACTAGAAATAGGTTTTCCGGTAAGACAATCCTTCCTTCCGCATTCGTGGTTTGTAATTTTCCTCCTTCTAAGGATTCTGCTCCTTCCCTCTTAAATCATTCGGATGTAGTAACATTTTTCCATGAGATGGGACATGCACTTCATCATTTATGTGCAAAAATTGAAGAGCCTCCTGTGAGTGGGATCAACGGAGTGGAATGGGACGCAGTGGAATTTCCTTCTCAGTTTTTGGAAAATTTCGCTTATGAACCTGAGGTCTTGGACTTCTTCGCATTCCATTATGAAACTGGAAAAGCAATCCCGAAGGAACTCGCCCAAAAATTAAAGGATACTAAAAACTTTTTGGCCGCAATGGGAGTGGTCCGACAGTTGGAATTCGGAATTTTTGATATTAGGATCCATCTCCAAAAATACTCGGAAACCGAAGTGCAGAATATTTTGGATTCTGTTCGTAAAGAGGTAAGCGTTCTTTTTCCTCCTGGATATAATAAGTTCCAGAACGGATTCGGCCATATATTCTCAGGCGGGTATGCGGCCGGTTATTATAGTTATAAATGGGCGGAACTTTTAGCGGCAGATGCGTTTTTTGCATTTAGATCCAAGGGAATTTTTGACGAGGACCTGGCGGTAAAATACAGAACAGAGGTTTTGGAAAAAGGAGGTTCTGAAAACGCTATGGTATTATTTAAACGGTTTCTAGGAAGAGATCCTGAACCTGATGCTTTATTAAAACTCTATGATTTAGTGGCTTAA
- a CDS encoding MaoC family dehydratase: MAKIPTSPFAELGPKTPVETGTVKRGIYGRYLEEFTEGAIFEHPRELTIDRSFAQEFATSFMEANPLYLSAPYAQAHGFKDLLVSPLMVFNVALSLGVQNDSEKALANLGYYDVQFLKPVYPGDTLSAKTKIIKIDDKGADKPGIVHVRTICLNQNKELVLQYERKIMIYHSNGKPKGTPKPVIKDAFFPETDSPVIELPELKFPKGFETSTWTDTYFENFAAGQIYIHQNGRTITDEHFPWTYRVGNTHPLHYDKLYSSGISGPMGGEPVVYGGLVFAWLCGLSSRDVTENVIWDLGFTEGYHTQPSFSGDTVTAITRVLSVKDRGTEFGIPAGEVHLQFIGLKNIKANDAFEKFGADLFLKENDKKKHGKEKLPEKIFEIERKILVKKK; encoded by the coding sequence ATGGCTAAAATCCCTACTTCCCCCTTCGCGGAACTAGGTCCCAAAACTCCGGTGGAAACCGGAACCGTAAAACGGGGTATTTACGGTAGATATCTGGAAGAATTTACAGAAGGTGCAATTTTCGAACATCCAAGAGAACTGACAATCGATCGTTCTTTTGCGCAAGAGTTTGCTACCAGTTTTATGGAAGCAAATCCACTTTATCTTTCCGCTCCTTATGCACAAGCTCACGGATTTAAGGATCTATTAGTTTCTCCTTTGATGGTGTTCAACGTGGCACTTTCTTTGGGAGTTCAAAACGATTCCGAAAAAGCACTCGCGAACCTTGGATACTATGACGTTCAATTCCTGAAACCTGTATATCCTGGAGACACTCTTTCCGCTAAAACCAAAATTATCAAAATTGATGATAAGGGAGCGGATAAACCGGGGATCGTTCATGTTCGCACGATCTGTTTGAACCAAAACAAAGAATTAGTTCTTCAATACGAAAGAAAGATCATGATCTATCACTCTAACGGAAAGCCGAAAGGAACTCCAAAACCGGTGATCAAAGACGCTTTCTTCCCTGAGACTGACAGCCCTGTGATCGAACTTCCTGAGTTAAAATTCCCGAAAGGTTTCGAAACCTCTACTTGGACGGATACTTATTTCGAAAACTTCGCGGCAGGTCAGATCTATATCCACCAAAACGGAAGAACGATCACCGACGAACATTTCCCTTGGACTTACAGAGTCGGGAACACTCACCCGCTTCATTACGACAAACTTTACTCTTCCGGAATTTCCGGACCAATGGGTGGAGAACCTGTCGTTTACGGAGGACTCGTATTCGCATGGTTATGCGGACTTTCTTCCAGAGATGTGACTGAAAATGTGATTTGGGACCTTGGATTCACCGAAGGATATCATACCCAACCTTCTTTCAGCGGAGACACTGTGACTGCGATCACAAGAGTTCTATCCGTAAAAGATAGAGGAACTGAATTCGGTATCCCTGCGGGAGAAGTCCATCTTCAATTCATCGGTCTGAAAAACATCAAGGCAAACGACGCCTTCGAAAAATTCGGAGCGGATCTATTCCTCAAAGAGAACGATAAGAAAAAACACGGTAAGGAAAAACTTCCTGAGAAAATTTTCGAGATCGAAAGAAAGATCCTAGTTAAGAAAAAGTAA
- the lsa23 gene encoding surface adhesion protein Lsa23, translated as MKFYLIIPAFILYLGCTSPPLPVFQTTEGICPKSDLFVLSQPEIDVQTGNDLVGIYCKANITPIGFEWEISLVFRDEIHPSTWKDFFYRIYRRIRYGRTYDIESFLVRLEPDGKTFQLDLKNVYSGEQIFQEDPVTHKDRILSSSLLENRNSLPILYVNTWNHMFGEKDNNPQLSKQEIQISEFRFGSRSQLDGYFGTY; from the coding sequence ATGAAATTTTATCTTATTATACCTGCATTCATTCTTTATTTGGGCTGCACTAGTCCTCCTTTACCTGTATTCCAAACCACGGAAGGGATCTGTCCTAAATCCGATCTATTCGTTTTATCCCAACCAGAGATAGATGTGCAGACTGGAAATGACCTGGTAGGCATCTATTGTAAGGCGAATATCACTCCGATCGGATTTGAATGGGAGATCAGTCTGGTGTTTAGAGATGAGATCCATCCAAGCACCTGGAAGGATTTTTTCTACAGGATCTACAGAAGGATCCGTTATGGCAGGACCTACGACATTGAATCATTTTTAGTCCGACTGGAACCGGATGGTAAAACTTTCCAATTGGATCTGAAGAATGTTTACTCCGGAGAACAGATCTTCCAAGAGGACCCGGTTACTCATAAGGATAGGATACTTTCTTCTTCCCTTTTGGAAAATCGGAACTCACTGCCCATTCTTTATGTAAACACCTGGAATCATATGTTTGGGGAGAAGGATAATAATCCGCAACTTTCCAAACAAGAGATCCAAATTTCAGAGTTCCGTTTCGGATCCAGAAGCCAATTGGACGGGTATTTCGGGACTTATTGA
- the metK gene encoding methionine adenosyltransferase: MSLQDFIFTSESVSEGHPDKVCDQISDAILDAYLAQDPKSRVACETLVTTNLVVVAGEVTSKGKIDAVEIARNVIKDIGYNDVSLGFDAEFAVVSSHIHAQSPDISQGVTEGEGLFKEQGAGDQGLMFGFAIDETPELMPMPIYYSHELVRHLSGLRHSGKLNWLRPDAKSQVTVEYKNGKPTRVDTVVISTQHSPDVSHKQIEESVIEECIKKVIPANFLKDTKYFINPTGQFIIGGPHGDTGLTGRKIIVDTYGGYGRHGGGAFSGKDPSKVDRSAAYMGRYIAKNVVAAGLASQCEVQLAYAIGVAEPVSVHVDTFGTGKLSEEEIVKRIKANFKLTPRGITESLQLLEKGRKYRETAAYGHFGRSGETFTWERTDKAGALKG, translated from the coding sequence ATGTCCCTTCAAGACTTCATCTTTACCTCGGAATCCGTATCGGAAGGACATCCGGACAAGGTTTGCGACCAAATTTCCGACGCAATTCTGGACGCTTATTTAGCTCAGGATCCTAAATCCAGGGTAGCCTGCGAAACTTTAGTGACTACCAACCTTGTTGTAGTTGCCGGAGAAGTAACTAGCAAGGGGAAAATCGACGCAGTAGAGATCGCAAGAAATGTGATCAAGGATATCGGATACAACGATGTTTCCTTAGGTTTCGACGCTGAGTTCGCTGTAGTTTCTTCTCATATCCATGCCCAAAGTCCTGATATTTCTCAAGGTGTTACCGAGGGAGAAGGTCTGTTTAAGGAACAAGGAGCAGGTGACCAAGGTTTGATGTTCGGATTCGCGATCGACGAAACTCCTGAACTAATGCCTATGCCTATCTACTACTCTCACGAGTTAGTCAGACATTTGTCAGGCTTACGTCATAGCGGTAAATTGAATTGGTTACGCCCGGACGCTAAGTCTCAGGTGACTGTAGAATATAAAAACGGGAAACCTACTCGTGTAGACACCGTCGTAATTTCTACCCAACATTCTCCTGACGTTTCTCATAAACAGATCGAAGAATCTGTAATCGAAGAATGTATCAAGAAGGTAATCCCGGCTAACTTCTTGAAAGATACGAAATATTTTATCAACCCAACCGGACAGTTCATCATAGGTGGACCTCACGGAGATACAGGTCTGACTGGACGTAAGATCATCGTGGATACTTACGGTGGTTACGGAAGACATGGTGGTGGAGCATTCTCCGGAAAAGATCCATCCAAAGTGGACCGTTCCGCAGCTTATATGGGAAGATATATCGCGAAAAACGTGGTAGCTGCAGGACTTGCTTCTCAGTGTGAAGTGCAGTTGGCATATGCGATCGGGGTTGCCGAACCTGTTTCGGTTCACGTTGACACTTTTGGAACCGGTAAACTTTCCGAAGAAGAGATCGTTAAAAGAATTAAGGCAAACTTCAAACTCACTCCAAGAGGGATCACTGAGTCCTTACAATTATTGGAGAAGGGAAGGAAATACAGGGAAACCGCTGCTTACGGACATTTCGGAAGAAGTGGAGAAACATTCACCTGGGAAAGAACTGATAAAGCGGGAGCATTGAAAGGTTAA